The window TCGAGCAGGTCTTCGACACGCCCGGCGCCTCGGCCGGCCAACGCGCCGACTTCCACTACGCGGTGGAGATGGACCCCGACGACGGCTGGATGCCCGAGATCGCCCGCTGGTACGACACCGAACACATGCCGGGGCTGGCCGCCGTGCCAGGCTGCATCCGCGCCTCGCGGTTCCTGAACCACGGCCACGGCCCGCTCTCGCTCGCCTGCTACGACCTCGTGACGGAAGACACGCTCGGCTCGCCGCCCTGGCTGGCCGTGCGCGCCACGCCCTGGAGCGACATCACCCGGCCGCATTTCACCAACACGCGGCGCACCATGTTTCGCATCGCACACCAGTCATAATGCACCGGGATGGTGCAGCCACTGGGGATCACAGGCAGAATGGCGGCTTCACCGCGCCGCCATCTTTCATGTCATCCGCCTGTTATCGCATCCCGCGCCGTCTCCGATGAGCAGCGCCGCCGCTGCCCGCCATGCCGCCAACCGCCGCGGCGTCCTCGCCATGCTGGCCGCGATGGCCAGCTTCATCGCCAACGATGCCCTGGTGAAATACACCAGCCAGACCCTGCCGGCGGCGCAGTTGATCTTCCTGCGGGGTGTCATGGCCTGCCTGGTGGTGCTGGCGGTGGCGCGGGCCATGGGTGTGCTGCCGCAGGTCCGCATGACTGGCCAGCGCTGGGTGGTGGCGCGGGCCTTGGCCGACACCGCGGCGACCATGCTCTACCTCACCGCCCTCTTCCACATGCCGATCGGCAACGCCACCGCGATCAACCTCGCTGGGCCGCTGTTCATCACGGTCTTCGCCGCCTGTTTCCTGGGTGAGCGGGTGCGCGCCTCGCGCTGGCTGGCCATCGGCCTGGGTTTCCTTGGCGTGCTGCTGGTGATCCAGCCCAAGGCCAGCGGCTTCAACGGTTATGCGCTGTTGGCGCTGGTGGCCACGGCGTTCCACGCCACGCGGGACCTGCTCACGCGGCGCATCCCGGCGGGCGTGCCGGTGATCCTGATCACGCTGGCCACGGCCGTGGCGGTGGCCGCGGTCTCGGGCGCGGTGTCCCTGGTGCAGGGCTGGAGCCCCTTCGGCTGGCGCGAAACCCTTTGCCTGGCGCTGGCCTCGGTGCTGCTGTCGCTGGGCTACTACCTGCTGGTCTATGCCATGCGCCAGGGCGAGATCTCGCTGGTGACACCGTTTCGCTACAGCACGCTGCTGTTCGCGGTGTTGATCGGCTTCGTCGTCTGGGGCGACCTGCCCAACGCGCTGGCCTGGTGCGGCATCGCGCTGCTGATCGGCTCGGGCCTGTTCATGCTGCAGCGCGAAGCCGCACGGGTGCGCAAGGCGGACCTGGTCGCGCCACCGATCCCCCAGGCCATCGAAGCCACGGCCACAGGCGGTGTGGCTCCGCTGTGCCCCAGCGAGGCAGTGCAGCCGGTACCCCGCGGCGAGAAGTCGGCCCGATGATGGCGCGGCGCCCCTCCGCATCGCAGGACACGCGCACGCGCCTGGCCCAGGCCTGCAGGATCTTCTGGCCGGCGCCGCTGGCCATCGACGCCCGTGAGCGTTGGCGAGGCATCGCCGGTGCGGCCATCGGCATCCTGGTGACCGCGTGGCTGAGCCATTGGATCGCCGCGTCGACCGCACACGGCCTGTGGCTGGTGGCGCCCATGGGCGCCAGTGCGGTGCTGGTGTTCTGCGTGCCGTCCAGCCCACTGGCCCAGCCGTGGTCGGTAGTGGCGGGCAATACCGTGTCGGCGCTGATCGGCGTGGCCTGCGCGCGCTGGGTCGACGACCCGTTGCTGGCCGCACCCCTGGCCGTGGGCCTGGCCATTGCCGCCATGCTGATGCTGCGCTGCCTGCACCCACCCGGTGGCGCGATGGCCCTGTCGGCGGTGTTGAGCCACACCGTCGGACTGGAACTCAGCCTGTTCGCGGCACTGGTGAATTCGACGCTGCTGGTGGCCGCGGGCCTGGCCTACAACCGCGCCACCGGACGCCGTTATCCGCATGCGCAGACCGGCGCCACACCACCTGCCACCGACGCCGGGCCTCGTTTCGATCCTGCCGACCTCGATGCCGCACTTGCGCTGCACAACGAGATCCTGGACATCAGCCGCGCCGACCTCGAGACCCTGCTCCGCCAGGCCGAGATGGCGGCCTTCCGGCGCAAACTCGGCGCGCTGCAATGCGCCGACGTGATGTCGAGTCCGCCGATCACCGTGGAATTCGGAACCGGGCTGCGGGAGGCCTGGAACCTCCTGCGCCAGCACCGCATCAAGGCGCTGCCCGTGGTGGACCGCGCGCGGCGCATCGTCGGCATCGTCACCCAGGCCGACTTCCTGCGCCATGCCGGCGTGGACCAGCCGCAGGACCTGAGCCGGCGCCTGCGCGACTTCGTGCGCCGCACCGGCGCGGTGGCCACCGAAAAACCCGAGGTGGTGGGCCAGATCATGGCGCGCCAGGTGCGTGTGGCCAGCGCACAGCGGCCACTCACCGAACTCGTGCCGCTGTTCTCCGAGGATGGCCATCACCACATTCCGATCATCGATGCGGACACGCGCCTGGTCGGTGTGATCACGCAGTCGGACCTGGTGCGCACGCTGTACCGCGCGGTGCGGGTCGAGTCCTGAGCACCGCAAGCTCCGGCCATGGGATGCGCGCCGCGCAGGAAGCGGGCCACGCAACCTGCGTATCATCCCGTGTTCTTTCAACCTTGCAAGCTTTCAACACCATGACCATCCAACGCATCGAAACCGGCCCCCGCATGTCCCAGGCCGTCGTCCACGGCAACACCATCTACCTGGCCGGCCAGTGCGCTGACGCCGGTGCCGCCCCGGACGTGACGGCCCAGACCGCCACCGTGCTGGCCAAGATCGACAAGCTGCTGGCCGCCGCCGGCAGCGACAAGTCGCAGATCCTCAGCGCCACCATCTGGCTCACCGACATGGACACCTTCGGCGACATGAACAAGGCCTGGGAAGCCTGGGCATCGGCCGGCCATACGCCCGCCCGCGCCACCGTGCTCAGCCCCCGCCTGGCCGCGCCCGAGTTCAAGGTCGAAATCGGCGTGATCGCCGCCAAGCCTTAAGAAATCGGGAGCGCCACATCCGCGTCGCTACACGCGGATTTCGCGCCACTCCCCGGGCTGCAGGCCGCCGAGCGCATAGTCGCCGATCTGCACCCGGATCAGCCGCAAGGTCGGCAGGCCCACCGCCGCGGTCATGCGCCGCACCTGGCGGTTGCGGCCCTCGTAGATGCGAATCTCCAGCCACGAAGTCGGCAGGCTCAATCGATAACGCACCGGCGGCGTGCGTGCCCAGACCTCGGGCGGTGCAATGGCTTCGGCCATGGCCGGCAGCGTCAACCCATCTTTGAGCATCACCCCTTGGCGCAGCGCCTGTAGCGCCGCCGCATCCGCGATGCCGTCCACCTGCACGCGGTAGGTCTTGAACTGCTTGCGTCTCGGCTGGGTGATGCGTGCGTTCAGCGCGCCATCGTCGGTCAACAGCAGCAGACCTTCCGAATCCCGGTCGAGACGGCCGGCCACGCGCAGGCTGGGGTCGTGGATGAATTGCGCCAGCGTCGAGCGGTCGCCGTCCGGACGGAACTGGGTCAACACGTCGAAGGGCTTGTTGAAGAGGATGACTTTGGCCATGGACTTGGGGCGCGGCAACATGGCGCCCTCAGCGCATTGTCGCCGCGCAGCCTGCGCCAGGCTTGCCGCCGGCGCGCCGTGGGACTGGCCGGCGAACAGTACCAAGGCGAAGGCGGGTTTCTCCCTAGCGTTTTCAGGGGAATTTTCGCTAGATTACTGACATGTTAGCCATGGATCACCTGACAGGTGAAGGGCTGGCTCATCCGCGTGCGCAGGCGGCCCTCGACCCGGGGCGGCGAGCCACGACAGAAAACCCAGAAAGGCCGAGACAAATGCACACCACCTCCAAACGCCAATTCCTGGCCAGCGCCGCCGCCATGGCCGCCGGACTCGCCAGCCCCGCGCTGCTGCGCGCGCAACCCGTCACCATCCGCTGGGGCGAGTCGCTGGCCACCTCCCACCCGCAGGTGCAGATGGCCGAGCGCGTGGCCAAGGAGGTCAAGGAGAAATCCGGCGGCCGCATCGACATCCAGGTGTTCCCGAACAGCCAACTCGGCTCAGGCAAGGACATGATCGAGGCCGTGTCGGCCGGCGCGCTGCAGATGACCACCGACGGCGCGGGTGCACTTGGCGCCTTCCTGCCGCAACTCTCCGTGGTGGAGGCGCCCTTCCTGTGGCGCGACGCGGCGCACATGGCCAAGGCCGCGGGCACCCCGCTCTTCGCCAAGCTCAACGACGACCTGACGGCCAAGCGCAACATGCGCATGCTCAACATCACCTATTACGGCAAGCGCCACCTCACCGCCAACAAGCCCGTGCGCACGCCGGCCGACATGGCCGGCTTCAAGCTGCGCGTGCCGCCGGTGGACACCTTCCGTGCCATGGCCGAGGCCTGGGGTGCGCGCGCCACGCCGATCGCCTTCGGCGAGCTGTACCTGGCCTTGAGCCAGGGCGCGGTGGACGGCCAGGAGAACCCGCTGCCCACCATCCAGAGCGGCAAGTTCTACGAGGTGCAGAAGGTGCTGGTGCTGACTGAACACATCATCACGCCACGCATGGTGATCGTGAACGAAGCCTTCTGGAAGGGCCTGAAACCGGTCGACCGCGACATCCTGCAGGCGGCGCTGGCCGCCGGCGCGGCCTGGCAGGACAAGGAATTGCTGAGCCAGGAGGCGGCGCTGGTCGGCACCTTCAAGACGGCCGGCATGACCATCATCGAACCCGACCTCGCGGCCTGGCGCAAACCGGTGCTCGACAAGGTGCCCGCGATGTTCGCCGAGAAATGGGGCAAGGGCACCTTCGAATCGCTGCTGGCGCTATGAGCGCTGTGCCGATCGCGAACCCGCTCGCTGCGGATGCGCCGACCGTGAGGCCGACGACGTTCGACCGCGCGCTCCAGTGGCTGGCCGGGTGTTTCGTGGTGGTGTTGCTGGGTGTCGTGACTGCCGGCATCGTCTCGCGCGCAGCCGGCCATCCGTTGAGCTGGACCGACGAGGGCAGCTGCTTCCTGATGATCTGGCTCGC of the Rhodoferax koreense genome contains:
- a CDS encoding HPP family protein, producing the protein MMARRPSASQDTRTRLAQACRIFWPAPLAIDARERWRGIAGAAIGILVTAWLSHWIAASTAHGLWLVAPMGASAVLVFCVPSSPLAQPWSVVAGNTVSALIGVACARWVDDPLLAAPLAVGLAIAAMLMLRCLHPPGGAMALSAVLSHTVGLELSLFAALVNSTLLVAAGLAYNRATGRRYPHAQTGATPPATDAGPRFDPADLDAALALHNEILDISRADLETLLRQAEMAAFRRKLGALQCADVMSSPPITVEFGTGLREAWNLLRQHRIKALPVVDRARRIVGIVTQADFLRHAGVDQPQDLSRRLRDFVRRTGAVATEKPEVVGQIMARQVRVASAQRPLTELVPLFSEDGHHHIPIIDADTRLVGVITQSDLVRTLYRAVRVES
- a CDS encoding pseudouridine synthase; translated protein: MLPRPKSMAKVILFNKPFDVLTQFRPDGDRSTLAQFIHDPSLRVAGRLDRDSEGLLLLTDDGALNARITQPRRKQFKTYRVQVDGIADAAALQALRQGVMLKDGLTLPAMAEAIAPPEVWARTPPVRYRLSLPTSWLEIRIYEGRNRQVRRMTAAVGLPTLRLIRVQIGDYALGGLQPGEWREIRV
- a CDS encoding DMT family transporter, with product MSSAAAARHAANRRGVLAMLAAMASFIANDALVKYTSQTLPAAQLIFLRGVMACLVVLAVARAMGVLPQVRMTGQRWVVARALADTAATMLYLTALFHMPIGNATAINLAGPLFITVFAACFLGERVRASRWLAIGLGFLGVLLVIQPKASGFNGYALLALVATAFHATRDLLTRRIPAGVPVILITLATAVAVAAVSGAVSLVQGWSPFGWRETLCLALASVLLSLGYYLLVYAMRQGEISLVTPFRYSTLLFAVLIGFVVWGDLPNALAWCGIALLIGSGLFMLQREAARVRKADLVAPPIPQAIEATATGGVAPLCPSEAVQPVPRGEKSAR
- a CDS encoding sialic acid TRAP transporter substrate-binding protein SiaP, whose protein sequence is MHTTSKRQFLASAAAMAAGLASPALLRAQPVTIRWGESLATSHPQVQMAERVAKEVKEKSGGRIDIQVFPNSQLGSGKDMIEAVSAGALQMTTDGAGALGAFLPQLSVVEAPFLWRDAAHMAKAAGTPLFAKLNDDLTAKRNMRMLNITYYGKRHLTANKPVRTPADMAGFKLRVPPVDTFRAMAEAWGARATPIAFGELYLALSQGAVDGQENPLPTIQSGKFYEVQKVLVLTEHIITPRMVIVNEAFWKGLKPVDRDILQAALAAGAAWQDKELLSQEAALVGTFKTAGMTIIEPDLAAWRKPVLDKVPAMFAEKWGKGTFESLLAL
- a CDS encoding RidA family protein gives rise to the protein MTIQRIETGPRMSQAVVHGNTIYLAGQCADAGAAPDVTAQTATVLAKIDKLLAAAGSDKSQILSATIWLTDMDTFGDMNKAWEAWASAGHTPARATVLSPRLAAPEFKVEIGVIAAKP